TTGTCATCGCGATGGGATCCCTGTTTTAAACTATGAACATTAGGAAGctatatgcattttgatcatTGCATGAAATTAAAACCGTTTATTTGTGCAAAGGATGGTGCTGATATGTTTGGATCCAGCATGTTATTACCTCCTAAATGTGATTTTAAGGTTGCAGCAACCACATACTCCCTTTGTCCAAAAAAAACATGTCATTTCtaggattcaaaatttgtcccaaaAATATATCATTATACTCAATTTGACatgtgtgcatgtgcatgtgggCATGCACCAGTcaattagagcaactccaagaggcggctaatcttacccccaatatcttttttaggaaaaaagagagagaaaatgaactccaacaatccacctaaaccttctccaattttttagcgacgctaaaaaacagcctgccaccgcgaatattttagcgttggcgttcctcccccaatcctgattcccgtacgcccgcgcgtcccttccgatgggcccaatacgatgacatggcttgtgtttgaaatattgggagctatttattagcgatatGTGGACTAAtatatttttgggggaaattttttttgaaaaacctctaatacatagttttggggaagaattttttagatactcttggagttgctcttagcgccaaatatggctaataaataGGAGCAATTGAGGTCAGTTTTAACTCTTATTAATCTATTTTAAAATTTCTACGATGTCTTGTTTTtttgacggagggagtactccatccgttcttTTTTATGTGTCACATTAAGTTTGTCCAAGTCAAATTTGTTCAACTTTAAATAAATTTATAGAAAGACATGACATCATCTATACTACTAAATACATGgcactatcaaaatatattccatTGTGAATTTAATGAAACAAATTTGATAATATGGATGTTATATTTTTCTGCATACTTGACCAAAGTTGGACAGATTTGCCTTCGGACAAACCTAATGGCTAATGTGACatttaaaaaagaagaagagtaTGATGCCATTGCTTTGTGGTGGTCCggtgcaaaaaaaattgcataccATTGCTTTGTGGCGTGCGTCTTTCACTTTTCTTATGTTTGGTGGTTGTTGATTCTACATTTCTACTCTCGGTGTTTGTGTCATGGAAGAATGCATTGTGTAACATCCTCAGGCTAGATCATATCGATTCATATTCCATCCACGATCAACTCGTTAAAACGTTCTGACTTTTGATATTGTCCATGGCATCGTCGGGTGGGTTTAAGGATGCAAGGCAGGCAGGTGCAGGTCGGCCTGCTAGCCTGCTAGATCCATCCCGCGAAAATGTGTCAGCAGGTCCGGTGACCGCGTTTCGGACGTGAGCTCAACATAGGATACATGTGAAGCCTACTCGAGAGGAACAAACAAGCGTCCGCACCACAGGGGCAGTGCTAGGCCGCGAGCGCTCGATTTCCGACAGACACCTCCCTCCTTCCGCGATTTTCGTTTTTGAAATATTTTGATTCCCGCAACTTTCTATATTTTTAAATACTATAACTTATACATGTAATTTTGACACATAACTTCTTACGATCAAATGTTATGGATAATTTTTTAGCATAACGTTCATAACACACGTAATTTATACATGTAACTTCTGCGTACAGCTTTTAAAGGCGTACAGCTTTTAAAGGACGTATAACTTATACGTATAATTTTTTCATGACAACTTCTTACGTGATAATTTTGTAGCACAACTTTCATAACACACATGACttatacatatatattttgCTTCAAGTGTTATTAGATAACTTATACGCATAATTTGTACCCGAACTGTATCCATACAGTACAAATACCAAATGGTATGGAAAAATGattgaatgaaaaaaaaaggaaaaaaaaactccaaacGGTTGACGCGCGGGCCGCGGGCGCCGCTGCTCCCACGCACGTGGACCCGCTGGCGTCGGTCGCCAGCAACGCTCGCGACGAGCGCGTGCTGACTTGACATTGCGCGCACCACATCGAGGCATGcggaagcgccgccgccactgctcgACGTCGCGAGTGTGGAGCTTGCTCAGCTGCGGCCCCACCACTACTGGATCTCCTTGGGCGCATCCGAGAAGCTCGCGCGTCCAAAGAGTGTCTTTCCTCTCCGACGTGCCCCACAAGAAGGCCGCATGTCACTGACGATGCCGGGCCGCCGCTGCCAACAGCGCCACCGTATCTGCATCTGCTACTAGCCACATGATCAAGTTTGTGCTGGGGAGTTATTATTTATCACAGGAACAAGAACGCCATCCCCTATTCGATCCATGCGATTAATTTGATTGGCTGCTCAAAAGCGTGATGTGGGTTGTCTTCAAGTCGTACCCAACGATGCAGCTCTTGGCATTCATCTCGTAAATCTTGAGCAGCTCCAGCTCCGTCTGCCACGCTGCCGGCCATCATCTGCTTtgcattagcagcagcagcagcagcctcctcGTCAATCAGGCGGGCCCCTGTCTATCTCCCAAGTCCCGACGGTTCCGGTACCAGTGGCACACCGCCCAGAGTATGGCCACCGCGGCCTCCGTGCCGTCGCGCCCGGCCTTTTTCATCTTGCCCACCATGGCCGCAGTgaacggaggaggaagaagattctgGGAGGGGAAAGAAGCATAGGTGGGCCAGCTATCAGTCCAGAGCCTTGGTTAGCTTTTGGACAGCAGATGTTGGTGGTACTGCTtaacttgcagttgcagttaTAACTGCACCCGATCCAGGTCCCCGGCGCCCTTCCTAGCTGCTTCCTCTGACCAAGTACGTAAGTAGTTTTAGCCGTCTTCATTACAGTATTTTATAAATATGAATCATTTTACGTTTTCAGATATATTTTAACCTTCTTTCTTGCTTTACCCTTCTTAAGTGCGTGGATACTATATGAATGAAGAAATTAGAAAAGAGTGAATAAATAAGAGCAGTATGGTCATGATATTCAAATTCTTAATTctatatataatttaaaatgaATTCGTAAATGTTCTAGTGTCAGAAAAAAATAGATTAGACTGTGAGATTAGAGAACAAGAGTGAGCTCGCATTGCATGCTTGCCACTTGTTCCATTCGAGACGGTCTGCGCGGCTGCCAGCAGTCTGCCACTCGGGCGGGGAAGATGAGCTAGCGCCTAGCGGGCATACTTGCCACTTGCCTGGTCCTCGAACGAAGTGCAAAGAGCGGCAAGTTACCACCGCACCTGCAGAGGTCGGGAGGATTCAGGCTGCTAtaggctaaactttaactccTATCATATTAAATGTTtaacactaattagaagtattaaacataaattaattatacaATTTTTAGgttaaatcacgagacgaatctattaagtctaattagttcatgatttgacaatgtagtactacagtaaccattcgctaatgatggattaattaggcttaatagattcatctcgcgatttagtctaatggttctgctattagttttataattagctcatatttagtcctcctaattatcatccgaacatccgatgtgatagggttaaactttagctcctgcTATTCAAACACCCCCGAAAGTTGTAGAGGCCTTAACTTGTCGCATCGTCGCCTCGTCTCCCCGGCCTCTCCACTTGCAATCTGCAAAGAACGCGGAGCGAGAGATTTGGACTCAACGCGTGCTCTTCGAGGACCgccccgccggcgacggcgacaacGCGCTGTGCCGCGGCCACATCCTCGCCACGCTCTCCGACCGCCTGCTCCCGGACTACGCCCGCTACGCCACGGCGGCCGAGCTGTGGCGCTTAATCTCGGTTGTGCTAGTGTTTTATAGTAGTGGTGTTAAATAGTCTGCAACATAGATGCAAAACTGAATCAGCTCTGCATCTGCTAGTTACTCTGTAATCGCCATGGTACGGTAGAAGTCCATGTTTAGGTAAGAGCCAGTTAGGAAAGTATGGGTTGGCAACTTGGCATGAACCCTGCTTGTGCAAGGAATGATGTTTTTGTTTGGATGGATGGAACATGTTCGCTCCTAACTCATTGGAATAGCATGCTAAAGGTTGCATCAATGGTGATGGATGGATGTTGGTGACTTGCGAACTTTGTTAAAATTATGAGCTCTGCCACGGTACAAAAAGTTGCGTAGCTTGAGCTTAACAGCGGCCAGCTGCGGCTGGCAGCCAGCCGTTCGGCTGCTGGCACAAGCAGCTGCTGTAGCAGCTTAGCGAGCAGGTGTATTAAGCCTTCTTTGCCAACAGGCAACAGAGGTACTGTAGCGACTGTTCGTTTGCTGTATCGGCTGCAGCCGCTGCAGCTCGCCGAATACTGATCGGGGCAATGTTGATGGTGAAATTTAGACAAACCAAAAGAGTTATGGCTATAGAGTATAGACCTTTTCGGAATAAAAATGTATGTCCATGTCTGGTCACTTCACCTGTTGCCGCGCAGTAGCACATTGACCGACAGGACAAGTCCGAAGGATTCTAGACTCTGCTCTCGCAAGAGCGCAGGGCGAAGTAAAAAATCTCCGCAGACCAGCGTCTCTGCTCTCCTCACTCCACCGCCGAGAGCTGGAAAAACTTTCGGATCAAGAAGAACATCACCGCCGATCCGCAGAACCGTAAGGTATCGCCAAACTCCGCCCTCCCAAGTCCCATCCCTCTGATCTCCTTGCAAACCGTCCCCTAACGCATGCTTAACCCGCGGCACCACCAGGTGCTCGTTGAAATGCCGCAGAGGAGCAAGAAATCCCCCATCTTGCAGTCCTCGCCCCCCGCCATTGGGTTTCTGACGATGGCGCGTCGATTGTGTCTGTGACAGGTGCTTTGTTCGATGGCATCGCCCCCTATCAAGCCCCTGGACGGCCACGGCGGGTACCTCCGGTGGAAGGAGTCGCTGCTCCTCCGCGCCCACACCCTCGGCGTCGCCTGCGTCCTCTTCGAGGCCCCCCcggccggcgatggcgacgaggccgccgccaaGAAGTGGGCACGCTACGACGCGTTGTGCCGCGGCCACATCCTCGCCACGCTCTCCGACCGCCTGCTCCCGGACTACGCCCGCTTCGCCACGGCGGCGGACCTGTGGCGCGCGCTGGCGCGCACCTACGACGTGAAGATGCCGTCCGTCTGGCACGACAGGTTCCTCGAGTTCTCCTTCGAGGAGAGCACCGGAGACGTCTTCCTGGAGCAGCTCGCGCACGCCGAGGCtctgggcgccgccgctgggTACAGCGATGACGCGGTGGCTGTATGTCTGCGTGGGAAGCTCCCGCTGGCCGTCAGCATGGGCGTCATCACGCGCTCGGGTCCTGATAACAAGAGAGGCATGGGCGTGGTCTGGGACGTTGCTCAGACGGTCGTGTCAAATGGTGCCGATCTTTGGGCCACGACGTGATCTTCTGAAGATCAAGAGGGCGGCTACTCTGATGGTCTAATGCCAGAGCAGAACACGCCGAGCAGGAAGCGTGGCAATCGTGGGCACGTCGTATCCAGGAACTGCGGGCGCAGGGCTTGATCATGGCGTGATCATGGGCCTGTCCACGCTTCTTTTGGATGCCGGGTGCAAGGTGATAGCATTCAAGCAGTCAAGATGGCTATCTGAATCTTTTGACAATGCTAGTGTTTGTAGTCGCTATCTAGTCTATAATCTAGATGCTAGACTGAAATGTTTCTGCTAAGTACTCGCTGTCGACATGTTAAGAGTAATAAGACCAATTAGGAAGCTATGGACATGAATGAAAACTGTTTGTGCACGGATGATGATCCTATgtgtggatggaatatgctATTTCCTAACTCATGTAGAGTACAGCAAAGCTGCAATGACTCGGATTGAATCAACAGAGATGGTGTCTTGTCTTGGTAACTTTGTTGTTCACAAGTGATGCTTCTTCAGCAAAGTTTGCATAACATTGCTTCTTCATGGCCATTTATTCTGCTCAGGATTGCGCAAATGGTGCTCAACAACTAGAAACTGCAGTAAATGTGTTGGGAATTTTCTGCTGATGAGTTGGATTGCTGCTTCGCTGTTGCTGGATGTGGTGTTGCTGCTGCTCTGGATGTGATCCGTGCCTTGTGTTGCTGCAGCTTACCTGAAGTTTCTGTTGTGATTTTAGCCTCGCAGGTGATTTCCCACtgtttctgaaaattcccactGCAACTGGAGCTTGTTCGAGTTTTTGCAGCTACCCTTTGTTTCCTATCTTTGCATTGTACTACAAAGGCTCTGCAATTTAGTTTCTAGTTTCAGTGAAAATGAAGCCATGGGTCTCAGGATCAAACAAAAGAAGATGCAAAATCATACAAAATGTACTACCTGAAACCAAGAAGGGCATCTCTCACTTGTCCTGTTTCAGGAGAGCACATAGGTAGAGTAGCAGCTTGTTCAGCATGCAATCTCAGAATCGGTGCTATCACGCAGATATTTTCAATATACAGCTACACAAATATGGCAGGTCAACAGTCAAGATGAACCCTGTTTCACGGGTTTGCTGCATCGAATGGATTCTCAGTCATCAGGTAAACTTTCCATCCATTGGCATTACATGGTACATTACTGCTTATACAAAattaaaaagagaagaaaattatACAACAGGCACACCATTTCTTCCAAAATTGCAAAATCGTGGCACATGAAGCTTGTCATTCCATAAAGCTGCCACCTCACTGTTTTCATCCAAGCAATACAACATTCCAAAGGCAGCCATTGCAGATCATGACAGCCCTCGTTCCACAGTCCACTTAGAAGTGGCTCTCTCAAACTTCTTTACCTTTATAAGCACCAAAAGGATTTGGTTGCTAGGTTAGGTCACACGAAAGGTTAGGCACTTAACTGTACTAGTATGGGCACCAATCGCTGACATTATGTGGTTAGTTAGATACCATCCAGTCCTGCTGGATTTTATTGTTCTTTTCCATTCAGTAGACAGGACTGCGATCTCGTTTTCCAGTCAATCGTCGGCTCCTTGGAGATGGTGATGATGCTTTACCATAGCCACCTGATCTCATCTCTGTCCGGCAAATTAAGAaatggaaaataagaaaaagataTCATTGTATGCAATAAGCAAAATACCTCATTCTTCATGCAATTGTAGATTAACAGAAATTTTCATTTACCCCTTTCTCTTTTAAGCTCCTGGTCCAA
The genomic region above belongs to Setaria italica strain Yugu1 chromosome VI, Setaria_italica_v2.0, whole genome shotgun sequence and contains:
- the LOC101765198 gene encoding uncharacterized protein LOC101765198, giving the protein MASPPIKPLDGHGGYLRWKESLLLRAHTLGVACVLFEAPPAGDGDEAAAKKWARYDALCRGHILATLSDRLLPDYARFATAADLWRALARTYDVKMPSVWHDRFLEFSFEESTGDVFLEQLAHAEALGAAAGYSDDAVAVCLRGKLPLAVSMGVITRSGPDNKRGMGVVWDVAQTVVSNGADLWATT